One window of Terriglobia bacterium genomic DNA carries:
- a CDS encoding insulinase family protein, translated as MARSRGLAVAAVVALAALPSLAAYREEVLSNGLRVVLVEHRANPMVCSSVIVGTGVVDEPDGLNGASHFLEHLLFNGTATRTQRELYDEVDRYGAYNNATTREDHTLFTLLIQKEFLSKGLEIQADMLFHSTLPPDKFEKEKGIVLEELARDRNDPDYLAGDAFRGFAYAGTPLSRPVLGSEASIKGMSRDAVLAYYKARYVPANMVLVVMGDFEAGGMLEEVRRTFGAAPKGKLPPPSNAAWPEVPDRNLATSPLEAGRSYLHAALPLSIEPYDPRMGAVELLLSALSAGKDAPLSLALTSGADPLVQSFSLSASPRAHGWSTIEFEAVLEKGRDPRPVLDALVGGLRSLQPGGAAWDRIPLARTAERADEALTADNIQYYAMTRSAYLFGSPKDELARRLGSAPSPAEPIEDAASSIRAALPTLRASISGPSLAEGTAAWAPSPASPTPTPRGEASETFPSGLRAWAARSGDSQVFAVHLALTPRSASEPAGKEGIADFLHRMLLRGTMIRDAAALSAALDALGARIKLVDDPAIPYDDYYTTPEYSFVRLEVPAERWREAMALLGEIVRYPRLAPDDVEAVRKEMIDLQKRQSESTRAVAQELAARTLYPGHPLSRPVLGTPASIASVTVDDLRAFHREYVSGRRMVLTAVGPVDPAEVLTAARGALGDLPPGPEPSPVAQPPVTPAGLAADAAVGKGMAQIVIARLFDADPSDEAALAVAGAMLGDRLSFHLREEKGLAYSMSASVTRLAGREKLEVNMGTRQANVDEALRGLRDGIAEFAAATPDPGHVERAVNALRGRLLMRRMTRINQAYFAALDLMAGREAGDGKKRLDALPRVRPDDVARVAKAYLDPGACATLIVR; from the coding sequence ATGGCTCGCTCCCGAGGTCTCGCCGTCGCGGCGGTGGTCGCGCTCGCCGCCCTGCCGTCCCTCGCTGCGTACCGAGAGGAAGTCCTGTCGAACGGCCTTCGGGTCGTCCTGGTGGAGCATCGGGCGAACCCGATGGTCTGCTCGTCGGTGATCGTCGGGACGGGAGTGGTCGACGAGCCCGACGGCCTGAACGGGGCCTCGCACTTCCTCGAGCACCTTCTGTTCAACGGGACGGCGACCCGGACCCAGCGGGAGCTGTACGACGAGGTGGACCGGTACGGAGCGTACAACAACGCGACGACCCGGGAGGACCACACGCTCTTCACGCTCCTGATCCAGAAGGAGTTCCTGTCGAAGGGACTCGAGATCCAGGCGGACATGCTGTTCCACTCCACGCTGCCGCCGGACAAGTTCGAGAAGGAAAAGGGGATCGTGCTCGAGGAGCTGGCCCGCGACCGGAACGACCCGGACTACCTGGCGGGCGACGCCTTCCGCGGATTCGCGTACGCCGGAACGCCGCTCTCCCGGCCCGTGCTGGGGAGCGAGGCTTCGATCAAGGGGATGAGCCGCGACGCCGTGCTCGCGTACTACAAGGCGCGGTACGTTCCGGCGAACATGGTGCTGGTGGTGATGGGGGATTTCGAGGCCGGCGGCATGCTCGAGGAGGTGCGGAGGACCTTCGGCGCCGCCCCCAAGGGAAAGCTCCCTCCGCCCTCGAACGCGGCGTGGCCTGAGGTCCCGGACCGGAACCTCGCCACGTCTCCCCTCGAGGCGGGTCGCTCGTATCTCCACGCGGCGCTCCCGCTCTCGATCGAGCCGTACGATCCGAGGATGGGCGCGGTCGAGCTCCTGCTGTCGGCGCTCTCCGCAGGAAAGGACGCGCCGCTTTCCCTGGCGCTCACGTCGGGCGCGGATCCCCTGGTCCAGTCGTTCTCCCTCTCGGCCAGTCCGCGGGCCCACGGTTGGTCCACCATCGAGTTCGAGGCGGTTCTGGAGAAAGGCCGCGATCCCCGTCCCGTGCTCGACGCGCTGGTGGGAGGGCTCCGGTCCCTGCAGCCCGGGGGGGCCGCGTGGGACCGGATCCCGCTGGCGAGGACCGCAGAGCGAGCGGACGAGGCGCTGACCGCCGACAACATCCAGTACTACGCGATGACGCGCTCCGCGTACCTGTTCGGATCGCCGAAGGACGAACTCGCGCGGCGCCTGGGGAGCGCTCCCTCTCCCGCGGAGCCGATCGAGGACGCCGCGTCCTCGATCCGCGCCGCGCTCCCCACCCTCCGCGCCTCGATCTCGGGGCCGTCCCTCGCCGAAGGAACCGCGGCCTGGGCTCCCTCCCCGGCGTCTCCGACCCCGACACCGCGAGGAGAGGCGTCGGAGACCTTCCCCTCCGGTCTCAGGGCGTGGGCGGCGCGGAGCGGGGACTCGCAGGTGTTCGCGGTGCATCTCGCGCTCACGCCCCGCTCGGCGTCGGAGCCGGCCGGAAAGGAGGGGATCGCCGATTTCCTCCACCGCATGCTCCTCCGGGGCACGATGATCCGCGACGCGGCGGCGCTGTCCGCCGCACTGGACGCGCTCGGAGCGAGGATCAAGCTCGTGGACGACCCGGCGATCCCGTACGACGACTACTACACGACGCCGGAGTACTCCTTCGTGCGCCTCGAGGTGCCGGCGGAGCGGTGGCGCGAGGCGATGGCCCTGCTCGGGGAGATCGTCCGCTACCCGCGGCTCGCACCGGACGACGTCGAGGCGGTGCGCAAGGAGATGATCGACCTCCAGAAGAGGCAGTCGGAGTCCACCCGCGCGGTCGCCCAGGAACTGGCGGCGCGGACGCTCTACCCTGGGCACCCGCTGTCGAGGCCGGTGCTCGGCACCCCGGCCTCGATCGCGTCCGTGACCGTCGACGATCTCCGGGCGTTCCACCGCGAGTACGTCTCGGGCCGCCGGATGGTGCTCACCGCGGTCGGTCCCGTGGATCCCGCGGAGGTCCTGACGGCGGCGCGGGGGGCGCTCGGGGACCTGCCCCCGGGCCCCGAGCCGTCTCCGGTCGCGCAGCCGCCCGTCACCCCCGCGGGCCTCGCGGCCGACGCGGCGGTCGGGAAGGGGATGGCCCAGATCGTCATTGCGCGGCTCTTCGACGCCGATCCGTCGGACGAAGCGGCGCTCGCGGTGGCGGGAGCGATGCTGGGAGACCGGCTGTCGTTCCACCTCCGCGAGGAGAAAGGGCTCGCCTACTCGATGTCCGCCTCGGTCACGCGGCTCGCGGGGCGCGAGAAGCTCGAGGTGAACATGGGCACGCGGCAGGCGAACGTCGACGAGGCGCTCCGGGGTCTCCGCGACGGGATCGCGGAGTTCGCCGCGGCGACGCCCGACCCCGGGCACGTCGAGCGCGCCGTCAACGCGCTCCGCGGGCGCCTCCTGATGCGGCGAATGACCCGGATCAACCAGGCGTACTTCGCCGCCCTCGACCTCATGGCGGGACGCGAGGCCGGGGACGGGAAGAAACGCCTGGACGCCCTGCCGCGGGTCCGCCCGGACGACGTCGCCCGCGTCGCGAAGGCGTACCTCGATCCGGGAGCGTGCGCTACACTGATCGTGCGCTGA
- a CDS encoding PilZ domain-containing protein produces the protein MGGEADKKILLLDGDDLGLDFEKTFLERPEIRFVEAPRGEELLAALRRERPDLLVVGIHASNPESLRICREVKSDRALDGIPVLLLSTPTLRREAESSGADALVFKPLVQREFLEVVRGLLAVRERRSARYPVRVRIAFVHEREEIETFSQDLSETGAFLRSTRLPPPGARIPLRLRLPGDENEIACDGVVRGPRGPGRGAGGSVGFGVEFDHMIPSDRFRLSRFVRDRLSRPVELP, from the coding sequence ATGGGAGGCGAGGCGGACAAGAAGATCCTCCTCCTGGACGGCGACGATCTCGGCCTCGACTTCGAGAAGACCTTCCTGGAGCGTCCCGAGATCCGCTTCGTCGAGGCGCCGCGCGGAGAGGAGCTGCTCGCCGCGCTCCGCCGCGAGCGGCCGGACCTCCTGGTCGTGGGAATCCACGCATCGAACCCGGAGAGCCTGAGAATCTGCCGAGAGGTGAAATCCGATCGCGCCCTCGACGGGATCCCGGTGCTTCTCTTGAGCACCCCGACCCTGCGCCGGGAGGCCGAGTCGTCGGGCGCCGACGCGCTGGTGTTCAAGCCGCTGGTCCAGAGGGAGTTCCTCGAGGTCGTTCGCGGTCTTCTCGCGGTGCGGGAGCGCCGGAGCGCGCGATACCCGGTCCGCGTCAGGATCGCGTTCGTCCACGAGCGCGAAGAGATCGAGACGTTCAGCCAGGATCTGTCCGAGACCGGCGCGTTCCTGCGCTCGACCCGCCTCCCTCCGCCGGGGGCCAGGATCCCGCTGCGCCTCCGCCTCCCCGGAGACGAGAACGAAATCGCCTGCGACGGCGTGGTCCGGGGGCCGAGGGGTCCGGGACGAGGCGCCGGGGGCTCGGTCGGATTCGGCGTCGAATTCGATCACATGATCCCGTCGGACCGCTTTCGCCTCTCGCGCTTCGTGCGTGATCGCCTGTCCCGGCCGGTGGAGCTCCCGTGA
- a CDS encoding nicotinate phosphoribosyltransferase, translating to MEFHTADPADVLRGRVTDVYFERTERTLRARGIDRRVRAEFFVKRLPGDGEWAVLCGADDVVAMIEELALDVGVRALPDGTLFRAGEPVLEIEGRYLEFGRHETAFLGLMCQASGVATRAARCRLAAGPRPVVCFGARRVHPILAPAVERWAWIGGADGVAAILSAERIGIEPSGTMPHALVLLFGDTVEAAKAFHEALPPDVPRIVLVDTFHDERFEALRVAEALGPVLAGVRLDTPASRRGDLLAILREVRWELDLRGFRHVKLFVSGGLGESDILELNPAADAYGVGTYITAAPPVDVSMDLVEIEGRAASKRGKLSGPKSLWRCGACGADLLSPLGDAAPVPCPCGGARTDLLTQVYHGGERRVPREDAVSARARVLAGLRAGALGRAGRTTQR from the coding sequence ATGGAATTTCACACCGCCGATCCCGCGGACGTCCTGAGGGGTCGAGTCACCGACGTCTACTTCGAGAGGACCGAACGGACCCTTAGGGCGCGCGGGATCGACCGCCGCGTCCGCGCGGAGTTCTTCGTCAAGCGGCTTCCGGGCGACGGCGAGTGGGCCGTGCTGTGCGGCGCGGACGACGTCGTCGCGATGATCGAGGAGCTGGCGCTCGATGTCGGCGTCCGCGCTCTGCCGGACGGCACGCTCTTCCGTGCGGGGGAGCCCGTGCTGGAGATCGAGGGCCGGTACCTCGAGTTCGGCCGGCACGAGACCGCGTTCCTCGGCCTGATGTGCCAGGCCAGCGGGGTCGCGACGAGAGCGGCGCGGTGCCGCCTCGCCGCCGGCCCGCGACCGGTCGTCTGCTTCGGCGCGAGGAGGGTCCACCCGATCCTCGCGCCTGCCGTGGAGCGGTGGGCATGGATCGGCGGCGCCGACGGGGTCGCCGCGATCCTGTCGGCGGAGCGGATCGGGATCGAGCCCTCCGGCACGATGCCCCATGCGCTCGTGCTCCTCTTCGGCGACACGGTGGAGGCGGCGAAGGCGTTCCACGAGGCCCTGCCGCCGGACGTCCCCCGGATCGTGCTCGTGGACACGTTTCACGACGAGCGATTCGAGGCGCTCCGCGTTGCCGAGGCGCTGGGGCCGGTTCTGGCGGGTGTACGACTCGACACCCCGGCCTCGAGGCGCGGGGACCTGCTCGCGATCCTCCGCGAGGTTCGGTGGGAGCTCGACCTCAGGGGGTTCCGCCACGTGAAGCTGTTCGTGTCCGGCGGGCTCGGGGAGAGCGACATCCTGGAGCTCAACCCGGCGGCGGACGCGTACGGCGTCGGGACGTACATCACCGCGGCTCCACCGGTGGACGTCTCGATGGACCTGGTGGAGATCGAGGGTCGCGCCGCGTCGAAGCGCGGGAAGCTCTCCGGGCCGAAATCCCTCTGGCGCTGCGGCGCGTGCGGCGCCGACCTTCTGTCTCCGCTCGGCGACGCGGCGCCGGTGCCGTGTCCGTGCGGGGGGGCAAGGACCGACCTCCTGACGCAGGTGTACCACGGGGGAGAACGCCGGGTGCCGCGGGAGGACGCCGTGTCGGCCCGCGCGAGGGTTCTCGCCGGCCTGCGCGCGGGAGCGCTCGGACGCGCGGGACGGACGACGCAGCGATGA
- a CDS encoding DUF2007 domain-containing protein, with product MRTWSDGEAEIVRHLLEAYGIPCQVVSDVTHMLLPLTVDGLGEIRILVPASSLEEAVGLLAEHRRRGFDPVSGGEDSEGESEGAGSAEDDDASQEPR from the coding sequence ATGAGGACCTGGAGCGACGGCGAGGCGGAGATCGTCCGGCACCTCCTCGAGGCGTACGGTATCCCCTGCCAGGTCGTCTCGGACGTCACGCACATGTTGTTGCCGCTCACCGTCGATGGCCTCGGCGAGATCCGGATCCTCGTTCCGGCGTCGAGTCTCGAGGAGGCCGTCGGCCTCCTCGCGGAGCACCGCCGCCGGGGGTTCGATCCGGTCTCCGGCGGCGAGGACTCCGAGGGAGAGTCCGAAGGCGCGGGATCCGCCGAGGACGACGACGCTTCGCAGGAGCCCCGATGA
- a CDS encoding GHMP kinase — MRSGAIEASAPTRIDLAGGTLDIWPLSLLIPGAITVNLAVDLRARAFVAPRKDRLVVVVSRDRGLRVTRKLPLNPGEGRGPLSLLLRLAAAFEPGEGLTLVTEADAPAGAGLGGSSALGIAVGAALSRFTGAGLRREALLRRVMNVEAAEIATPTGNQDYLAAIHGGLAAYHHGFDGTAREALAIPAGLEERLVLAYTGEPRGSGISNWDMFRRAIERERQTTRGLEAIASLARELHAALRERDLDSAGRILGEEGRLRYRLAPSVATPALLRAGEAARRAGAAGVKACGAGGGGCLVAFARAGKARDVSRALGATGARVLEFRIARAGVRVGPPRGARITERRGGS, encoded by the coding sequence ATGAGATCCGGCGCGATTGAGGCGTCCGCTCCGACCCGAATCGACCTCGCGGGCGGAACTCTCGACATCTGGCCGCTGTCGCTCCTGATCCCGGGAGCGATCACCGTCAACCTCGCGGTGGATCTCAGGGCCCGAGCCTTCGTCGCGCCACGCAAGGACCGCCTGGTGGTGGTCGTCTCGCGGGACCGAGGGCTCCGCGTCACGAGGAAGCTGCCTCTTAACCCGGGCGAGGGCCGAGGACCGCTCTCGCTCCTCCTCCGGTTGGCTGCGGCGTTCGAGCCCGGCGAGGGACTGACCCTCGTGACCGAGGCCGACGCGCCCGCGGGCGCGGGGCTCGGCGGATCGTCGGCTCTCGGGATCGCGGTCGGCGCCGCCCTGAGCCGATTCACCGGCGCCGGGCTCCGCCGCGAAGCGCTGCTCCGCAGGGTGATGAACGTGGAAGCGGCCGAGATCGCCACGCCGACCGGCAACCAGGACTACCTGGCGGCAATTCACGGCGGGCTCGCGGCGTACCACCACGGATTCGACGGGACCGCACGGGAGGCGCTCGCGATCCCGGCGGGGCTCGAGGAACGGCTCGTGCTCGCGTACACCGGCGAGCCCCGAGGTTCGGGGATCAGCAATTGGGACATGTTCCGGAGGGCGATCGAGCGGGAGCGGCAGACCACGAGGGGACTCGAGGCGATCGCCTCGCTGGCGCGGGAGCTCCACGCCGCGCTCCGCGAACGGGACCTCGATTCGGCGGGGAGGATACTGGGCGAGGAGGGCCGGCTGCGCTACCGGCTCGCCCCCTCGGTGGCGACCCCGGCCCTGCTTCGTGCCGGGGAGGCGGCCCGCCGCGCCGGGGCGGCCGGAGTGAAAGCCTGCGGCGCGGGAGGCGGCGGCTGCCTCGTGGCGTTCGCGCGGGCCGGAAAGGCTCGGGACGTCTCGAGGGCGCTCGGGGCGACGGGCGCCCGCGTCCTCGAATTCAGGATCGCGCGCGCGGGCGTAAGGGTCGGGCCGCCGAGGGGAGCTCGGATCACCGAACGACGAGGGGGATCTTGA
- a CDS encoding dephospho-CoA kinase, which produces MVVGLTGPNAAGKGEVAAHFRVLGFAVHSLSDVVREEAAARGFPLDREHLIRTGNELRRAGGPGILAERILARIGVRDVVDSIRNPAEVGVLRRIPGFLLLGVDAPARVRFDRSLARSRPGDPATFEAFEERERQENSSDPDAQQLRATLLLADRIVRNEGTLEALRREVDRALAPERLL; this is translated from the coding sequence ATGGTCGTCGGCCTGACCGGGCCCAACGCCGCCGGGAAAGGGGAGGTCGCCGCCCACTTTCGAGTCCTCGGCTTCGCGGTCCACTCGCTCTCGGACGTCGTGAGGGAGGAGGCGGCCGCCCGCGGATTCCCTCTCGACCGTGAGCACTTGATCCGGACCGGAAACGAGCTGAGGCGCGCGGGGGGTCCCGGGATCCTCGCGGAGCGGATCCTCGCGAGGATCGGCGTTCGCGACGTCGTGGACTCGATCCGGAACCCCGCGGAGGTCGGCGTCCTCCGCCGCATTCCCGGATTCCTCCTCCTGGGCGTCGACGCGCCCGCCCGGGTGCGCTTCGATAGGTCGCTCGCGCGATCTCGCCCTGGCGACCCGGCGACGTTCGAGGCGTTCGAGGAGCGCGAGCGCCAGGAGAACTCCTCCGACCCGGACGCGCAGCAGCTTCGCGCGACGCTCCTCCTCGCGGACCGGATCGTCCGGAACGAAGGCACGCTCGAGGCGCTCCGTCGCGAGGTCGACCGGGCGCTGGCGCCCGAGCGGTTGCTATAA
- the nadA gene encoding quinolinate synthase NadA codes for MQILPEPYASMTDAEAVRRIAATRERLGRDVLILGHHYQRDEVVAFADFTGDSYGLAKASAARADARWIVFCGVHFMAETADILAAPEQRVILPDLEAGCSMADMAEIDSVEVAWEEMATAREPDGVVPVTYVNSSAAVKAFVGTRGGTVCTSSNAGAIYDWALSQGKSLFFLPDQHLGRNMGAAKGIPLDRMRLWDPTLESGGLTRGEIGEARVLLWKGHCQVHARFAVGQIEALRASHPGILVLVHWECSLDVVRAADDVGSTSDIIRRVEEAPAGSVIAIGTELHLVSRLARAHTDRRVLPLVTGTCVCATMNRIDPQHLLFVLDELAAERIINEVEVPEDIARPARVALTRMLEISRRAETAPAPLAVDGGIR; via the coding sequence ATGCAGATCCTCCCCGAGCCCTACGCGTCGATGACCGATGCCGAGGCGGTGCGCCGGATCGCGGCAACTCGCGAGCGGCTCGGAAGGGACGTGCTGATACTCGGCCACCACTACCAGCGGGACGAGGTCGTCGCGTTCGCGGACTTCACGGGCGACTCCTACGGCCTGGCCAAGGCCTCCGCGGCCCGCGCCGACGCGCGATGGATCGTGTTCTGCGGCGTGCACTTCATGGCCGAGACCGCCGACATCCTCGCCGCGCCGGAGCAGCGCGTGATCCTCCCCGACCTCGAGGCCGGCTGCTCCATGGCCGACATGGCGGAGATCGACTCCGTGGAGGTGGCGTGGGAGGAGATGGCGACCGCCCGCGAACCCGATGGCGTCGTGCCGGTCACCTACGTCAACTCGTCCGCGGCGGTGAAGGCGTTCGTCGGCACGCGGGGCGGAACGGTTTGCACCTCTTCGAACGCCGGCGCGATCTACGACTGGGCCCTGTCCCAGGGGAAGTCCCTCTTCTTCCTACCGGACCAGCACCTCGGCAGGAACATGGGGGCCGCCAAGGGCATCCCGCTGGACCGGATGCGCCTGTGGGATCCCACCCTCGAATCGGGCGGCCTGACCCGCGGAGAAATCGGGGAGGCCCGGGTCCTGCTTTGGAAGGGGCATTGCCAGGTCCACGCGCGCTTCGCGGTCGGCCAGATCGAGGCGCTGCGCGCGAGCCACCCCGGGATCCTCGTGCTCGTCCATTGGGAATGCAGCCTCGACGTGGTACGGGCCGCCGACGACGTGGGATCCACCTCCGACATCATCCGGCGGGTGGAGGAGGCGCCGGCAGGCTCGGTCATCGCCATCGGGACGGAGTTGCACCTCGTGTCCCGCCTCGCCAGGGCCCACACGGACAGGCGAGTCCTGCCGCTGGTCACCGGAACCTGCGTCTGCGCGACCATGAACCGCATCGATCCGCAACACCTGCTCTTCGTGCTGGACGAGCTCGCCGCGGAGCGGATCATCAACGAGGTCGAGGTCCCCGAGGACATCGCGAGGCCGGCACGGGTGGCGCTGACGCGAATGCTGGAGATCTCCCGGCGCGCCGAGACGGCGCCGGCGCCGTTGGCGGTCGACGGCGGCATTCGATAG
- the dxs gene encoding 1-deoxy-D-xylulose-5-phosphate synthase translates to MEEVIREKALPPADASADRASDRAGAPPARPRAVLDRITSPSDLKGLSREELARLCDEVRDFVIEVVSRKGGHLGASLGVVELTVALEACLDLPRDRLVWDTGHQAYVHKVLTGRREALWTIRQFGGISGFLKRDESPYDAFGAGHASTAISAALGMAAARDLAGERHRVVAVVGDGAMTGGLAYEALNNAGHSGRNLLVVLNDNGMSISPNVGAVAQYLTSIKMSPRLKKLRDEGLNLLRKLPAGGQMRGAAERVEAAINSALAPGGVFQSLGFNYFGPVDGHDLNLLMHLIPKVLERPGPVLLHVLTRKGKGLTAAEEDDESFHGVTPFDRATGKTLAAPAVPGPSYTAVFGRAMIEAADRFPRMVAITAAMASGTGLAPFKEMHPRRFFDVGIAEAHAVCFAAGMACDGIRPVVTVYSTFLQRAFDQVVHDVALQRLPVVFALDRGGLVGADGSTHHGVLDLAYMRAVPGMVLAAPRDGNELRDLLWTALSQEDGPFAFRFPREAAPPGYDPSRPPKILPIGSWEELHDGSGIAFLAVGAMVESALEARRGLEARGIRAAVINCRFVKPVDATMLPRLRQRFPLLITVEENTLTGGFGDGVLEALEGAGLPMDGVVRLGIPDGFTTHGGRAQLLDHVGLSPRGLEERALDALAGGGRGPQAAPA, encoded by the coding sequence ATGGAAGAGGTGATCCGCGAGAAGGCTCTGCCGCCGGCGGACGCTTCCGCGGACCGGGCGTCGGATCGCGCCGGCGCGCCACCGGCCAGACCCCGCGCCGTGCTCGACCGGATCACCTCGCCGTCCGACCTCAAGGGGCTGAGCCGGGAAGAACTCGCCAGGCTGTGCGACGAGGTTCGGGACTTCGTCATCGAGGTGGTGTCGCGAAAAGGGGGGCACCTCGGGGCGAGCCTCGGAGTCGTCGAACTCACGGTGGCGCTCGAAGCTTGCCTCGATCTTCCGCGCGACCGGCTGGTGTGGGACACCGGTCACCAGGCCTACGTTCACAAGGTGCTCACCGGGCGGCGCGAGGCGCTCTGGACGATCCGCCAGTTCGGAGGGATTTCGGGCTTCTTGAAGCGGGACGAGAGCCCCTACGACGCGTTCGGCGCGGGGCACGCGTCCACGGCCATTTCCGCCGCGCTCGGCATGGCGGCCGCGCGCGATCTCGCCGGCGAGCGCCACCGCGTGGTGGCCGTCGTGGGGGACGGCGCGATGACCGGCGGGCTGGCCTACGAAGCCCTGAACAACGCGGGGCACTCGGGGAGGAATCTCCTCGTCGTGCTCAACGACAACGGGATGTCGATCTCGCCGAACGTCGGCGCGGTGGCGCAGTACCTGACCAGCATCAAGATGAGCCCGCGCCTCAAGAAGCTCCGCGACGAGGGGCTGAACCTCCTGCGCAAGCTCCCCGCCGGCGGGCAGATGCGGGGCGCGGCGGAGCGCGTCGAGGCCGCGATCAACTCGGCTCTGGCGCCCGGCGGCGTATTCCAGTCCCTGGGGTTCAACTACTTCGGGCCGGTGGACGGCCACGACCTGAACCTCCTGATGCACCTGATCCCGAAAGTCCTGGAACGGCCGGGACCGGTGCTGCTCCACGTCCTCACCCGCAAGGGCAAAGGGCTCACCGCCGCGGAGGAGGACGACGAATCGTTCCACGGGGTGACCCCTTTCGACCGGGCGACGGGCAAGACCCTGGCCGCGCCCGCGGTCCCGGGTCCGTCCTACACCGCCGTGTTCGGCAGGGCGATGATCGAGGCGGCCGACAGGTTCCCGCGCATGGTCGCCATCACGGCGGCGATGGCGTCGGGCACGGGCCTGGCCCCTTTCAAGGAGATGCACCCGCGGCGTTTCTTCGACGTGGGCATCGCCGAGGCGCACGCGGTCTGCTTCGCCGCAGGGATGGCGTGCGACGGGATTCGCCCCGTCGTCACGGTGTACTCCACCTTCCTGCAGAGAGCTTTCGACCAGGTGGTCCACGACGTCGCGCTGCAGCGGCTGCCGGTGGTGTTCGCCCTCGACCGCGGCGGTCTGGTCGGCGCCGACGGCTCCACGCATCACGGCGTGCTGGACCTCGCCTACATGAGGGCGGTTCCCGGGATGGTCCTCGCGGCGCCGCGCGACGGGAACGAGCTCCGCGACCTGCTGTGGACGGCGCTGTCGCAGGAGGACGGGCCGTTCGCGTTCCGCTTCCCGCGGGAAGCCGCGCCGCCGGGCTACGATCCGTCGAGGCCGCCCAAGATCCTACCGATCGGCTCGTGGGAGGAGCTCCACGACGGGTCGGGTATCGCCTTCCTCGCCGTGGGCGCCATGGTCGAATCCGCCCTCGAGGCGAGGCGCGGGCTGGAAGCTCGCGGCATCAGGGCTGCGGTGATCAACTGCCGCTTCGTGAAGCCCGTGGATGCCACGATGCTGCCGAGGCTCCGCCAGCGGTTCCCGCTCTTGATCACCGTGGAGGAGAACACCCTGACCGGCGGCTTCGGGGACGGCGTCCTCGAGGCCCTCGAGGGGGCGGGTCTTCCGATGGACGGGGTCGTACGGCTCGGCATCCCCGACGGCTTTACGACCCACGGCGGCCGGGCCCAGCTCCTGGACCACGTCGGTCTCTCGCCGAGGGGTCTCGAGGAGCGGGCGCTCGACGCGCTGGCCGGGGGTGGCCGGGGACCGCAGGCCGCGCCCGCCTGA
- a CDS encoding DUF3467 domain-containing protein translates to MADEREIPVKIPDDVLRGAYANQMVVAHTREEFVLDFISLFPPGGLVNARIVVSPGHLKRMIRALQDNLARYEGEFGPLNEAPPPGPGEYKH, encoded by the coding sequence GTGGCGGACGAGCGCGAGATCCCCGTCAAGATCCCGGACGACGTCCTGCGCGGGGCGTACGCGAACCAGATGGTCGTGGCCCACACCCGTGAGGAGTTCGTGCTGGACTTCATCAGCCTCTTTCCCCCCGGCGGGTTGGTGAACGCGCGAATCGTCGTGAGTCCGGGGCACCTGAAGCGGATGATCCGGGCACTCCAGGACAACCTCGCGCGCTACGAAGGGGAGTTCGGCCCGCTCAACGAGGCGCCCCCGCCGGGACCCGGAGAGTACAAGCACTGA
- a CDS encoding STAS domain-containing protein — MRVDRQEFEAIAVVSVAEPLEVDLGNADEFKSKVLEAMGDTRLVILDAARVEFFDSAGMAALLSLQKRLAIRDGKLVLAGLNRSILEIFRMVGFDVVFETYPDVPRAVAALGG, encoded by the coding sequence ATGCGCGTGGACCGGCAGGAGTTCGAGGCCATCGCGGTGGTCTCGGTGGCCGAGCCGCTCGAGGTGGATCTCGGGAACGCCGACGAGTTCAAGTCGAAGGTGCTCGAGGCCATGGGGGACACCCGGCTCGTGATCCTGGACGCGGCGCGGGTGGAGTTCTTCGACTCCGCGGGGATGGCCGCCCTCCTCTCGCTCCAGAAGCGGCTCGCGATCCGCGACGGGAAGCTGGTGCTGGCTGGCCTCAACCGCTCGATCCTCGAGATCTTCAGGATGGTCGGATTCGACGTGGTCTTCGAGACCTATCCGGACGTCCCGCGGGCCGTGGCCGCGCTCGGCGGTTAG
- a CDS encoding Fe(2+)-trafficking protein, which translates to MEDIGCSRCGVAPFTRLERAPLPGPVGEKVRERVCPACWREWLGMQVRVINEYRLVPAEPQQYEYLLAQMKAFLNLKDD; encoded by the coding sequence ATGGAGGACATCGGCTGTTCCCGCTGCGGCGTCGCGCCTTTCACTCGTCTCGAGCGGGCCCCGCTTCCCGGCCCGGTCGGCGAGAAGGTGAGGGAGCGCGTGTGTCCGGCTTGCTGGCGCGAGTGGCTCGGCATGCAGGTCCGGGTCATCAACGAGTACCGGTTGGTGCCGGCCGAGCCGCAGCAGTACGAGTACCTGCTGGCCCAGATGAAGGCCTTCTTGAATCTCAAGGACGATTGA